A single region of the Anoplolepis gracilipes chromosome 1, ASM4749672v1, whole genome shotgun sequence genome encodes:
- the Mlh1 gene encoding DNA mismatch repair protein Mlh1 translates to MCTPAKIRKLDEVVVNKIAAGEIIQRPANALKELIENSLDAKATNIQITTKEGGLKLLQIQDNGTGIRKDDMDIVCERFTTSKLQKFEDLSALTTFGFRGEALASISHIALLTITTKTADEKCAYKASYINSKLKAPPAPCAGNQGTIITIENLFYNVATRRKALSNQSEEFNKITEVVMKYAVHNPTVGFTLKKHGESSAQVRTPHNSTKQSNIRILYGNPIARELLEIELNDDTYKFKMQGLMTNPNYTNKRMVMLLFINNRLVDSSSIRKMLEEIYSVYLPKKAHPWCYISLNINPQNIDVNVHPTKHEVRFLHEDTIIERMKFALDERLAGNSASRTFYLQARLPKADITKEVLEEVLPEYSKENSDKSKKIHAREMIRTDSSDQKLDKFNFIIHTPSKHDSNNLIEKSTHNVESESLNIENPLEKNVSHIMENLSVDNNCQEKGLNSSIREHNSRSLSGRKIHIEETPVISSTHWSDISNIKTISSSELQNTCGPSSSAQKDNSDNIRSENITYNITEFLTDLDETIDESVEDSSRDIIADRARKRVYQYFGNMNIIDDRKKNLEENKEQTTLQNTNDNKKEDEDSISNTKQSESVLSVQETASIDESPKSALQFKSYSVNNFKHEVKLTSILTLRKEVEDECHEGLRNILANLTFVGCIDQTSALIQSGMNLYICNSRKLVEELFYQIMLYDFANFGVIKFSERISLFDLAMIALDSGETGWTEEDGPKDELAARVKELLLEKADMMNEYFSIVMDKVGNLRSLPVLLDKYFPYEAEIPLYIMRLATEVDWRKEQICFQNICRETAKFYSYINPKPEMHNWKYIIEHVLYPAIKESLLPPKHFAHDSTILQIASLPDLYKVFERC, encoded by the exons ATGTGTACGCCAGCAAAGATTAGAAAATTAGATGAAGTCGTGGTGAATAAAATCGCAGCCGGAGAGATAATCCAAAGGCCAGCAAAcgcattaaaagaattaatagaaaatag TTTAGATGCCAAAGcaacaaatatacaaattactaCGAAGGAAGGAggcttaaaattattacag ATACAGGATAATGGTACAGGTATTCGAAAGGATGACATGGATATTGTATGCGAAAGGTTCACTACAAGCAAGTTGCAAAAATTTGAAGACCTCAGTGCTCTTACAACATTTGGATTTCGAGGGGAAGCTCTGGCTAGTATCAGTCATATAGCTCTTCTTACTATCACGACAAAAACAGCAGATGAAAAATGTGCCTACaa AGcatcatatattaatagcaAGCTAAAAGCACCTCCAGCACCTTGTGCTGGAAATCAAGGCACtataataacaatagaaaatctattttataatgtggCAACTCGAAGAAAAGCTTTATCAAATCAATCAgaagaatttaataagattacaGAAGTAGTCATGAAATATGCTGTGCATAATCCAACAGTAggatttacattaaaaaaacatgGCGAGTCAAGTGCACag GTTCGAACACCACATAATTCAACAAAACAGAGTAACATAAGAATATTGTATGGTAATCCAATTGCTCGTGAACTATTGGAGATTGAGCTAAACGACGACACTTATAAGTTTAAGATGCAAGGTTTAATGACAAAtccaaattatacaaataaacgaATGGTGATGCTCCTATTTATCAACAATCGATTGGTCGATTCTTCTT CTATCCGTAAAATGTTAGAGGAAATATATTCCGTGTATCTTCCCAAAAAAGCCCATCCATGgtgttatatatctttaaatatcaatCCACAAAATATTGATGTTAATGTACATCCAACAAAACACGAAGTTAGATTTCTTCATGAAGATACAATAATCGAAAGAATGAAATTTGCTTTAGACGAAAGATTGGCTGGTAACAGTGCATCTAGAACATTTTATCTGCAAGCTAGATTACCAAAAGCAGACATTACCAAAGAAGTTCTAGAAGAAGTTTTGCCGGAATATAGTAAAGAAAACTCAgataaatcgaaaaaaatccATGCTAGAGAAATGATTAGAACAGATTCGTCTGATCAAAAAttggataaatttaattttatcatacataCTCCTTCAAAACATGATAGCAATAATCTCATAGAAAAATCAACTCATAATGTAGAATCTGAATCTCTCAATATTGAAAAtcctttagaaaaaaatgtttctcatATCATGGAAAATCTATCTGTTGATAACAATTGTCAAGAGAAAGGTTTGAATTCAAGTATTAGAGAACATAATTCTAGATCATTATCTGGAAGAAAGATTCATATTGAAGAGACTCCAGTTATTAGTTCAACACATTGGAgtgatatatcaaatattaaaactataagCTCATCAGAATTGCAAAATACTTGTGGTCCAAGTTCATCTGCGCAAAAAGACAACTCGGACAATATTCGTTCAGAGaatattacgtataatattaCAGAATTTTTAACCGACTTAGACGAAACAATAGATGAATCTGTGGAAGATAGTTCTAGAGATATTATAGCTGATAGAGCTCGTAAGCGAGTGTATCAATACTTTGggaatatgaatattattgatgatagaaaaaaaaatttagaagaaaataaagagcaAACTacattacaaaatacaaaCGATAACAAGAAAGAAGATGAAGATTCAATATCTAACACAAAACAATCTGAAAGTGTACTTTCAGTTCAGGAGACTGCTTCTATTGATGAATCTCCAAAATCTGCATTGCAGTTTAAGTCATattctgtaaataattttaaacacgaAGTAAAATTGACTAGTATTTTAACATTACGTAAGGAAGTTGAAGACGAGTGTCATGAGGGTTTAAGAAACATTCTCGCCAATTTGACATTTGTCGGCTGCATTGATCAAACTTCGGCTTTAATACAAAGTGGAATGAATTTGTACATATgcaattcaagaaaattagt gGAAGAGCTTTTTTACCAGATCATGCTTTatgattttgcaaattttggaGTCATCAAATTTTCA GAACGGATATCTTTGTTTGATTTAGCAATGATTGCTTTAGATTCAGGAGAAACTGGATGGACAGAAGAAGATGGACCGAAAGATGAACTAGCAGCAAGAGTAAAGGAGTTACTTTTAGAAAAAGCAGACATGATGaacgaatatttttcaattgttaTGGATAAAGTGGGAAATTTAAGATCATTGCCCGTGTTATTAG ataaatattttccatacGAAGCAGAAATTCCATTGTACATAATGCGACTAGCAACTGAAGTTGATTGGAGAAAGGAACAAATATGTTTTCAGAATATCTGTCGTGAAACGGCAAAATTTTACAGCTACATCAATCCAAAGCCTGAGATGCACAattggaaatatataattgaacatGTTTTATATCCAGCAATTAAAGAGAGTTTACTTCCACCAAAACATTTTGCTCATGACTcaacaatattacaaatagCCAGTTTACCTGATTTGTATAAAGTATTTGAGAGATGTTAA
- the LOC140667168 gene encoding uncharacterized protein, translating into MFPTFIGILDIQSWWEVPSIAHFCSLFRAAFNLLDFDIEDLEEALLTDGGTEGRLLQELIVKLLEGCLPNDTRNDISTFNYQMFLRRLFRKKCQEYKCENPFNTDVDFELLPLRQKVEILRALCDFRLDAEDVEQSLSNLDSDSLRVEPLGHDRKNSAYWYFYGTRLYREDYIDTSNSASHKQKSKPKDKKRKKRRNRVAKEEEEEKEEASLIDNENKGRESVWQVVCFTQQDWSRLVEKFRDSEYDTERKLYRTLSEDFMPEIPKLFDLKEKQQRRKLLQRNSSRVLRSQEPTTQMDAVMVRSKIKTKTNKGTKKEAQGSKSTYIKEDITPPLPTPPIQKKGRQTNNSLASAVGQIVIHTRDEVEDLEKKKGIGNQGDNYVSCNYGYKYGYSFRIEEEERCVGMHKVLESIKDHVDAWPFIDPVDEEYAPRYYSVVRKPMDLSTMEEKLEGGSYKSLSQFKHDFRLIVDNCRQYNGSDNEYTEMAVNLKEAFDKAVSRYLESETSSDEDPTSPRSLAGTPTSPSYPPRHLSSSHHNTRKRSKRPTKKSKSYKPESRAKSKNNEKMDEDEKRSKSIKVAKKKRGKKKGKKVKEEELEEDEEEQEDQESEGAISGTSIVASKRRKNVDVNNLLKTKKLSKETEELKTSNKKGSKERHQSKKDSEIVRSVKETKENKKRKEDFEEEYESPVKSKSRKIEKKELEETGILTDNAKKSKLKKIEIEENDAVFEEDKKPSSHVKTKKNRKKEKANSKTATKADEKSDKIHTKQKDKKSKQKKNEELKNGELKRQTDPKDIELESTLDSKHTHISKKLSMLIGNKDVDSLDSLKDKISDRRREEKLKNEKEKQRKTVKSNSLTYSVKVPSISNVYQDYDKDSAKRSKSKKGTKEEKTVGADIIKKQESEINENKKAVHAKHTKGMEENSTIQALNQATEKTLHDINKWLDDAPKLCGFSSGSDSPVLHVPPVESGRSGSKAEIATRKRPSSIKIFGPHGPSRPKKIQRTIDRLQPGKSKGNLLLKKPLNLPNANANDTAAHAANDNDQSSKDLDEEPKLSLGTVLKNVDSIHLICKSLVSSPNLSNDDEEEDHALTPSNIKEEKILGVKGTKTSSAAEDKETTQPKNTEEAQKPKSATPNLSAWFKAFGAPKSKKKDEEVEETAPMKKEGDLQEVFCGRQRRLSTGGSSVSESVSSFSQESPPAIPRAARSPQCQPAMTPTEPIRGAGFYQDALSTGSSPYNSPYYATPPTYSAQLPPTPSPQNPHPLSPAYPSSYEQQSPVYPQVHAQPPYQSPYQKTSPQENPSEPYSQMSPQRFSQQLPANNQNQSPVYPQHSPQPMQPVYPQTSARTPPSNYSQPSPQQPPTPNYSQSSPQQNAVANYSQPSPQAVANYPQASPQQHSPYSQSSPQTPPNYSQPSPQQQHSPYPQSSPQQPAGYGRLSPQPPPANYSQPSPQPPSAYSQPSPQPPSFSPQSSPQTRSASYSQPSPSQSLNSSYPTPPQLDRSYSQSSHQQQQIQTFPQHASPQTQTSPFSEPSPQNNSYSQSSPQSLTNYSHQSSPQQPPTYSHPLHSPQTPPNYSQLSPQQTPGTATATNYSQPSPQQSRNYPQSSPQRKSACNPATPSQQSPNYSQPSPQQTANYSQLQSKSSDEYPAATAPPPAASYPQDFKQNPRYVQQSPTISSSVNESDHRTEYLKSNATEKPATGDQQRNFPAQSESSLNLNTANHQIYQSPGQYPPTYPNSFSNELQRSVSRHSGGQQQTQQQSTSQESRPGFMEIQPRGGYLGKTAPSSNSGEQLPAPSPNQLRAFQENLTTAHESLYPGGFQPGYPLPNSRPVYPSPHYFDAGSKSTGGGSTSGSPTGNPPPMKKRAYEPPSSGSGDTTSSRGMSQEATARPGQEQFASFDPIMALPQSEVSVSVSQYDGTPTFVGSLADSMAANPAYARLSLGLVPPGRTPPDRKDQQQQQQLLTIPRPPPATKPEHLAAYSRGAGTGAAELEQLNLLQSLAQKNSQGILAISRGRAGESNARTAPPATTMTPSTATPSKTKRSRKSKHPQQQEQQNAAVTAVTTTAVDQQQAAGIAAFPQYVAADSIGALKTAAAVPPAGSAFANFATSTSGATAVPPFAYDKDAATFAFLADDFCPTSYYTMALRQQQQQQQQQQQQQPPVVPPTVTNASGQPTACNKLGNQPRNYPPPHAFLHSAAAAAAAAQRSYVSPVSYVTPHGPNLMDQATYQQYFHSLYAFQPPPPHHHRSWL; encoded by the exons ATGTTTCCTACTTTCATCGGGATCCTAG acattcAATCGTGGTGGGAGGTGCCAAGTATAGCACATTTTTGCTCATTATTTAGAGCTGCCTTCAATCTTCTGGATTTTGATATTGAg GATTTAGAAGAAGCTTTATTAACGGACGGAGGTACCGAAGGACGACTGCTTCAGGAACTAATAGTGAAATTATTGGAAGGTTGCTTGCCAAATGATACCCGCAATGATATCTCTACTTTTAATTATCAGATGTTTCTACGTAgactttttcgaaaaaaatgtcaa GAATACAAATGCGAAAATCCTTTCAATACAGACGtagattttgaattattaccGCTTCGTCAAAAAGTAGAAATATTACGCGCGCTCTGTGACTTCAGGCTAGACGCTGAAGACGTA GAGCAGTCGTTAAGTAACTTGGACTCGGATAGCCTGCGAGTCGAACCTTTAGGTCATGATCGTAAGAATTCTGCCTATTGGTACTTCTACGGCACCCGATTGTACCGGGAGGACTACATTGATACTTCTAATAGTGCCTCACACAAGCAGAAAAGTAAGCCAAAGGACAAAAAGCGTAAAAAACGACGGAACAGAGTGgcgaaagaggaagaggaagagaaggaggaagCTAGTTTAATAGACAACGAAAACAAAGGACGAGAGAGCGTTTGGCAAGTTGTGTGTTTTACTCAACAGGATTGGAGCAGATTAGTTGAAAAATTTCGCGATTCG GAATACGATACCGAGCGCAAACTTTACCGTACGTTATCTGAAGACTTTATGCCGGAAATACCAAAATTGTTCGATCTGAAAGAGAAACAGCAGCGGCGTAAATTATTACAACGTAATAGTTCGCGAGTGCTTCGTAGTCAAGAGCCTACGACGCAGATGGACGCAGTCATGGTCAGATCAAAGATTAAGACTAAAACAAACAAAGGGACTAAAAAGGAAGCGCAAGGTTCAAAATCTACTTATATTAAGGAAGACATCACTCCGCCATTACCGACACCGCCGATTCAGAAGAAAGGACGGCAGACAAACAATTCTTTGGCATCAGCTGTTGGCCAAATTGTAATTCACACTAGGGATGAGGTAGAAGATctggaaaagaaaaagggTATCGGTAATCAAGGCGATAATTATGTATCTTGTAATTATGGGTATAAATATGGTTATTCGTTCAGAATCGAAGAAGAGGAACGTTGTGTCGGAATGCATAAGGTACTCGAAAGTATTAAAGATCATGTGGATGCCTGGCCATTTATTGATCCCGTGGATGAAGAGTATGCGCCGAG atactaCAGTGTCGTACGCAAGCCTATGGATCTTAGTACCATGGAAGAGAAATTGGAGGGCGGCTCGTACAAAAGTTTAAGTCAATTTAAACATGATTTTCGGCTTATCGTTGACAACTGTAGGCAATACAATGGTTCAGATAATG aatatacgGAAATGGCAGTTAATCTTAAGGAAGCTTTCGATAAAGCCGTAAGTCGGTATTTGGAATCGGAGACATCCAGCGACGAGGATCCTACATCTCCTCGATCATTAGCTGGAACACCTACGTCTCCGTCATATCCTCCGCGTCATTTATCTTCTTCGCATCATAACACACGTAAACGTTCGAAGAGGCCAACCAAAAAATCCAAATCGTATAAACCCGAGAGTAGGGCAAAGTCTAAGAATAACGAGAAAATGGATGAAGATGAAAAGAggagtaaaagtattaaggttgcaaagaagaaaagaggaaagaagaagggtaagaaagtaaaagaagAAGAATTGGAGGAAGATGAAGAAGAACAGGAAGATCAAGAGAGCGAAGGTGCAATATCCGGAACTAGTATTGTAGCgtcgaaaagaagaaaaaacgtcgatgtaaataatttacttaaaaccAAAAAGCTATCTAAAGAAACAGAAGAATTGAAAACGTCGAATAAGAAAGGAAGCAAAGAGCGACATCAATCGAAAAAGGATTCGGAAATTGTACGATCTGTAAAAGAAacgaaagaaaacaaaaagcGGAAAGAGGACTTTGAGGAAGAGTATGAATCTCcagtaaaaagtaaaagtagaaaaatagaaaagaaagaacTTGAAGAAACCGGAATATTGACAGATAACGCTAAAaagagtaaattaaaaaagattgaaatagAAGAAAACGATGCAGTATTTGAGGAAGATAAGAAACCATCTTCCCATGtcaaaacgaaaaaaaatcgtaagaaAGAGAAGGCAAATTCAAAGACTGCAACTAAGGCTGATGAAAAATCCGACAAGATTCATACAAAGCAGAAAGATAAgaaatcaaaacaaaaaaagaatgaagaaTTAAAGAACGGAGAGTTAAAAAGACAAACGGATCCCAAAGATATAGAATTAGAAAGCACTTTAGATTCAAAGCATACTCACATCTCCAAAAAGCTCTCTATGTTAATCGGTAATAAAGACGTGGATTCACTTGATAGTTTAAAGGATAAGATAAGCGATAGAAGACGTgaggaaaaattgaaaaacgaAAAGGAGAAGCAAAGAAAAACGGTAAAAAGCAACAGCCTCACATATTCAGTAAAAGTGCCTTCAATCAGTAATGTTTATCAGGACTATGACAAAGATAGTGCAAAGCGATCAAAGTCGAAGAAAGGTACGAAGGAAGAAAAGACTGTGGGTGCAGACATAATTAAGAAACAAGAATCTGAAATCAATGAAAATAAGAAAGCTGTTCATGCTAAACATACCAAAGGAATGGAAGAGAATTCTACGATTCAAGCATTAAATCAAGCAACAGAGAAAACACTTCAT GATATCAACAAATGGCTTGACGATGCGCCCAAACTCTGTGGATTCTCTTCTGGCAGTGATTCTCCAGTACTTCACGTTCCTCCAGTCGAATCTGGTCGATCGGGATCGAAGGCAGAGATTGCTACGCGTAAGAGACCAAGCTCCATCAAAATATTTGGTCCTCATGGACCGAGTCGACCGAAAAAGATACAGCGCACCATCGATCGTTTGCAACCTGGAAAGAGTAAGGGAAATTTACTTTTGAAGAAACCGCTCAATTTACCCAACGCCAACGCCAATGACACCGCAGCACACGCCGCAAATGATAACGATCAATCGAGTAAGGATCTTGATGAGGAACCGAAGCTCAGTTTAGGTACTGTGCTGAAAAATGTAGATTCCATACATTTGATCTGCAAAAGCTTGGTATCATCGCCTAATCTTTCAAACGATGACGAGGAAGAGGATCACGCCCTTACTCCGTCTAATattaaagaggaaaaaattttggGCGTTAAGGGTACAAAGACATCGAGTGCAGCGGAGGACAAAGAAACGACTCAACCTAAGAATACGGAAGAAGCGCAGAAACCAAAGTCCGCTACGCCGAATTTGAGTGCCTGGTTCAAAGCTTTCGGAGCGCCAAaatcaaaaaagaaagacgAAGAAGTGGAAGAGACCGCGCCGATGAAGAAAGAAGGCGATCTACAGGAAGTGTTTTGCGGCAGGCAACGACGACTGAGCACCGGCGGTAGTAGTGTCAGTGAATCGGTGTCTAGTTTCTCTCAGGAATCACCACCAGCCATTCCACGCGCAGCTCGTTCTCCGCAATGTCAGCCCGCGATGACTCCGACCGAACCGATAAGAGGCGCGGGATTTTATCAAGACGCATTATCGACCGGGAGTAGTCCGTATAACAGTCCTTATTACGCGACGCCACCGACGTACAGCGCACAATTGCCACCCACGCCATCCCCGCAAAATCCTCACCCTTTGTCACCGGCCTATCCATCATCCTATGAGCAACAATCACCCGTTTATCCTCAGGTACACGCGCAACCGCCGTATCAGTCACCGTATCAGAAAACCTCACCCCAAGAGAATCCCAGCGAACCATATTCTCAAATGTCGCCGCAACGCTTCTCGCAACAGTTGCCGGCCAATAATCAAAATCAATCTCCCGTCTATCCACAACACTCTCCACAACCGATGCAGCCAGTTTATCCTCAAACATCAGCCCGGACGCCGCCGTCGAATTACTCGCAACCCTCGCCACAACAACCGCCTACGCCGAATTATTCGCAATCATCTCCACAGCAGAATGCAGTCGCTAATTATTCTCAGCCTTCTCCTCAGGCGGTCGCCAATTATCCGCAAGCTTCTCCGCAGCAGCACTCACCCTACTCGCAATCCTCCCCTCAAACACCGCCGAATTACTCACAACCGTCTCCGCAACAGCAGCACTCTCCGTACCCGCAATCCTCTCCTCAACAACCCGCCGGATATGGTCGTCTCTCGCCGCAGCCGCCACCCGCGAACTATTCTCAACCTTCGCCTCAACCGCCCAGCGCTTACTCGCAGCCGTCCCCTCAACCGCCGAGTTTCTCGCCTCAGTCATCGCCACAAACACGCTCCGCCAGCTACTCACAACCATCACCTTCGCAATCATTGAACTCCTCGTATCCGACTCCTCCGCAGCTCGATCGAAGTTACTCGCAATCATCGCATCAGCAGCAACAAATACAGACTTTTCCTCAGCATGCTTCGCCGCAAACGCAAACGTCACCATTCTCCGAACCGTCACCACAGAATAACTCGTACTCGCAGTCGTCGCCACAATCGCTGACCAATTACTCGCACCAATCGTCCCCGCAGCAGCCGCCAACATACTCGCATCCGTTACACTCGCCACAGACACCGCCGAATTACTCACAGCTTTCGCCGCAACAGACACCCGGAACAGCGACGGCAACGAACTACTCGCAACCATCGCCGCAACAATCTCGCAATTACCCGCAGTCCTCGCCTCAACGAAAGTCTGCTTGCAACCCAGCGACACCATCGCAACAATCACCCAATTACTCGCAACCTTCTCCACAACAGACGGCCAATTATTCTCAGCTTCAATCGAAAAGTTCGGATGAGTATCCCGCGGCTACGGCGCCGCCGCCGGCTGCAAGCTATCCTCAAGATTTCAAACAAAATCCCAGGTACGTTCAGCAGTCACCTACGATATCGTCGTCCGTGAATGAATCCGATCATCGGACGGAATATCTAAAATCTAACGCTACCGAGAAGCCGGCGACGGGAGATCAACAGAGAAACTTTCCTGCTCAGTCGGAATCGTCGTTGAATCTAAACACTGCAAATCATCAGATCTATCAATCACCAGGTCAATATCCACCAACGTATCCGAATAGTTTTTCTAACGAGCTTCAGAGGTCCGTCTCGAGGCATAGCGGCGGTCAACAACAGACGCAGCAGCAATCAACGTCACAAGAGTCACGACCTGGTTTTATGGAGATCCAGCCACGCGGTGGTTATCTTGGCAAAACAGCACCGTCCAGCAATAGTGGGGAACAATTACCCGCGCCCTCGCCGAATCAGTTGCGAGCATTCCAAGAGAACTTGACGACGGCCCACGAATCACTCTATCCAGGTGGTTTTCAACCTGGTTATCCGCTACCGAATTCGCGGCCGGTGTATCCTAGTCCGCATTATTTCGATGCCGGTTCCAAATCCACTGGTGGCGGCAGTACGTCTGGCAGTCCCACCGGTAATCCGCCTCCAATGAAGAAACGTGCGTACGAGCCGCCGTCCAGTGGTAGTGGTGACACAACCAGTTCACGCGGTATGTCGCAAGAAGCGACGGCACGTCCGGGTCAGGAGCAATTCGCCAGTTTCGACCCGATAATGGCTCTACCTCAATCGGAGGTCTCCGTTTCGGTCAGTCAGTACGACGGCACACCAACGTTCGTTGGCAGCTTGGCCGATTCCATGGCGGCTAATCCAGCATACGCGCGACTCAGCCTCGGTCTTGTACCACCAGGTCGGACACCACCGGATCGTAAAGatcagcagcaacaacagcaaCTATTAACTATACCACGACCGCCGCCAGCGACGAAGCCGGAACATCTCGCCGCTTATAGTCGCGGTGCCGGTACTGGCGCGGCTGAGCTTGAGCAGCTCAATCTGCTGCAGAGCCTGGCGCAGAAAAACAGCCAGGGTATCCTGGCGATATCGCGAGGACGCGCTGGCGAGAGCAACGCGCGAACCGCACCTCCTGCGACTACGATGACGCCGTCCACTGCGACGCCGTCCAAGACGAAGAGAAGCCGGAAGAGCAAGCATCCGCAACAGCAGGAGCAACAAAACGCGGCCGTTACGGCCGTCACGACGACCGCTGTTGATCAGCAACAAGCGGCGGGTATAGCCGCTTTCCCGCAGTACGTGGCTGCCGATTCCATCGGCGCCCTGAAGACAGCAGCCGCGGTTCCACCCGCCGGCAGTGCCTTCGCCAACTTCGCTACATCCACTAGCGGCGCGACCGCCGTGCCACCGTTCGCCTACGACAAGGATGCGGCCACGTTTGCCTTTCTGGCAGACGACTTTTGTCCGACCAGTTATTACACTATGGCCCTacggcagcagcagcagcaacagcaacaacagcagcagcagcagccaCCAGTGGTACCGCCGACGGTGACGAACGCCTCGGGTCAGCCTACCGCTTGCAACAAGCTGGGGAATCAGCCGAGGAACTACCCGCCACCTCACGCATTTCTGCATTCGgctgccgctgccgccgccgccgctcaAAGGTCCTACGTTTCACCAGTCTCTTATGTGACACCACATGGGCCCAATCTAATGGATCAAGCTACCTATCAGCAGTACTTCCATTCCCTCTACGCTTTTCAACCACCTCCACCGCATCACCACAGATCCTGGCTTTAG
- the Roe1 gene encoding grpE protein homolog, mitochondrial, producing the protein MTSIVLPAVRFSRLTIDNLYQINKRGLHRLPQISSAFSLQRQYYGTITEEKKPDAPSVLTPEQEATEKIKTELELINKDLAELKESKDVLEDKYKRALAEGENIRIRLTKQINDAKLFGIQGFCKDLLDVADILGKATESVPKAEITEKNPHLKSLYEGLIMTEAQLHKVFKKHGLISLNPINEKFDPNEHEALFQQEVEGKEPGTIVVVSKIGYKLHERIVRPALVGVAKG; encoded by the exons ATGACATCAATCGTTTTACCGGCAGTGCGATTTAGTCGCTTaacaattgataatttatatcaaataaataaaagggGTTTACACAG GTTACCACAAATATCTTCTGCATTTTCTTTGCAAAGACAATATTATGGTACAATAACAGAGGAGAAAAAACCAGATGCTCCCAGTGTTCTTACTCCAGAGCAAGAAGctacagaaaaaattaagacaGAACTTGAACTCATTAACAAAGACCTCGCTGAACTTAAAGAATCTAAAGATGTACTtgaagataaatataagagaGCACTAGCTGAAGGAGAAAATATCCGAATTAGACTCACCAAACAGATTAATGATGCCAAGCTTTTTGGTATTCAAGGTTTTTGTAAAGATCTTTTAGATGTAGCAGATATATTGGGAAAAGCTACCGAGAGTGTACCAAAGGCTGAAATAACAGAGAAGAATCCACATTTAAAAAGCTTATATGAAGGATTAATAATGACAGAAGCCCAATTACATAaa gtTTTCAAGAAGCATGGcctaatttcattaaatccaataaatgaaaaatttgatcCTAATGAACACGAAGCATTATTTCAACAA GAAGTTGAGGGCAAAGAACCTGGAACAATTGTAGTTGTATCAAAAATAGGATACAAATTACATGAAAGGATAGTAAGACCAGCGTTAGTAGGTGTCGCTAaaggataa